A region from the Curtobacterium sp. MCBA15_012 genome encodes:
- a CDS encoding DnaJ domain-containing protein, with translation MTDSPADATPYEVLGVPATADDDDLRRAYRRAARESHPDLGGDPRRFRQVQLAWERIGTPAARRAYDAGSRATSGQGASGPSGSSVWRDGSGRDEYAPPAARRDSRPRARSHGHPGGRSREVFLQAEREWVGLGDPIEDPYDPALVRSAPRHVRRLLGEALAEEATAAIVAGMGIGVTVWHDLDAGAEGKLDHAVLTPSGLWAVESIDWGGPVRIEHGEVVGETLAPGERPVKELVRAARAVQKQTRVRFTGRLLVVPDGAVDEDVQVVGSPRKPTAFVVRRSALGQVLSGVWSPEGSVDVFDVRDRMQQTVRFV, from the coding sequence ATGACCGACAGCCCGGCCGACGCCACCCCCTACGAGGTCCTCGGCGTCCCCGCGACCGCCGACGACGACGACCTGCGCCGAGCCTACCGTCGCGCCGCCCGCGAGTCCCACCCCGACCTCGGCGGCGACCCCCGACGCTTCCGCCAGGTGCAGCTCGCCTGGGAACGCATCGGCACGCCCGCGGCACGCCGGGCCTACGACGCGGGATCGCGCGCCACGAGCGGGCAGGGCGCGTCCGGTCCGTCGGGCTCCTCGGTCTGGAGGGACGGCTCCGGTCGCGACGAGTACGCACCTCCGGCAGCGCGTCGCGACTCCCGCCCCCGGGCGCGGTCCCACGGACACCCCGGCGGTCGGTCGCGCGAGGTGTTCCTGCAGGCCGAGCGGGAGTGGGTCGGCCTCGGCGACCCGATCGAGGACCCGTACGACCCCGCGCTCGTCCGCTCCGCCCCGCGGCACGTCCGGCGCCTCCTCGGCGAGGCCCTGGCAGAGGAGGCCACCGCCGCGATCGTCGCCGGCATGGGCATCGGCGTGACGGTGTGGCACGACCTCGACGCCGGGGCCGAGGGCAAGCTCGACCACGCGGTGCTCACCCCGAGCGGGCTCTGGGCCGTCGAGTCGATCGACTGGGGCGGTCCGGTGCGCATCGAGCACGGCGAGGTCGTCGGCGAGACGCTCGCACCGGGGGAGCGGCCGGTCAAGGAACTCGTACGCGCGGCCCGAGCCGTGCAGAAGCAGACGCGGGTCCGCTTCACCGGGCGTCTCCTGGTCGTCCCCGACGGCGCCGTCGACGAGGACGTGCAGGTCGTCGGCTCCCCGCGGAAGCCCACGGCGTTCGTGGTCCGGCGCAGCGCACTCGGTCAGGTGCTCAGCGGCGTGTGGTCGCCCGAGGGCAGCGTCGACGTGTTCGACGTCCGCGACCGGATGCAGCAGACCGTCCGCTTCGTCTGA
- a CDS encoding RNA-binding S4 domain-containing protein, producing the protein MDKARVDSWIWAVRITKTRSAATAACKAGHVRVNGERAKPAQTVGPGDEVRVRQAGFDRIVVVTGIILKRTSAPEAAKHFEDRTPPRLPREEAGFVPMRDPGTGRPSKRERRDLEKLRGY; encoded by the coding sequence ATGGACAAGGCACGCGTCGACAGCTGGATCTGGGCGGTGCGGATCACGAAGACCCGCTCCGCGGCGACCGCGGCGTGCAAGGCCGGCCACGTCCGGGTGAACGGCGAACGCGCGAAGCCGGCGCAGACGGTCGGTCCGGGCGACGAGGTCCGCGTGCGCCAGGCCGGGTTCGACCGGATCGTCGTCGTGACGGGGATCATCCTCAAGCGCACGAGCGCGCCCGAGGCCGCGAAGCACTTCGAGGACCGCACGCCGCCGCGGCTCCCCCGTGAGGAGGCCGGGTTCGTCCCGATGCGCGACCCCGGGACCGGGCGGCCGAGCAAGCGGGAGCGCCGCGACCTCGAGAAGCTCCGCGGGTACTGA
- a CDS encoding S1C family serine protease, translating to MNETTNPAPADDQHGLGQHDADRSATAQPAPGAARGPWSGPEAPHADRASLRAAYAFDGSGPWLYGQDGSGPYAYASDGRGPFLVGSTALGGVGGPGTAGSGTTTPGTAAGSTSAGWATAAASADHASPAWGGTADRRGRRRRLGLAIGSGVAALAIVGAAGGTAFGLSSQHTTTTSSQSQGSTTLPGTGTGSGSGTNGFTVPGGGSGTGGSSGTGGSTGSGTGTESAATPATAAQQRGVVTIDTVVGYDDSSRAAGTGMVLTADGTVLTNNHVVQGATSITATDETTGKQYTAQVVGTDATHDVAVLRLQGASGLSTVTLDDDGEPRTGDTVTDVGNAGGTGDLVAAQGTVTALGQDIQVQSESGTGTESLQGLIEVAADIVPGDSGGPVVDAEGEVVGMATAASSGSADVTGYAIPIATAKAIASQILSGEASDTVTIGLPAFLGVEVSSAQGTGTGVAVAGTVEGSGAAAAGLVAGDTVTSLDGTAVTSSDALTAAVRTHAVGDRVQVGYTDATGAAKTVTVTLTAGPAA from the coding sequence ATGAACGAGACCACGAACCCCGCACCGGCCGACGACCAGCACGGCCTCGGTCAGCACGACGCCGACCGCTCCGCGACCGCACAGCCGGCCCCCGGTGCGGCACGCGGACCGTGGTCCGGACCGGAGGCGCCGCACGCCGACCGGGCCTCGCTCCGCGCGGCGTACGCGTTCGACGGCAGCGGCCCGTGGCTGTACGGCCAGGACGGCTCCGGCCCCTACGCCTACGCGTCGGACGGCCGCGGTCCCTTCCTCGTCGGGAGCACGGCGCTCGGCGGCGTCGGCGGGCCCGGTACGGCCGGCTCCGGGACCACGACGCCCGGCACGGCCGCGGGCTCCACGTCCGCGGGGTGGGCGACGGCGGCCGCGAGCGCGGACCACGCCTCCCCCGCGTGGGGCGGCACCGCGGACCGGCGTGGCCGGAGGCGCCGCCTCGGCCTGGCGATCGGCTCGGGCGTCGCGGCCCTCGCGATCGTCGGTGCGGCCGGCGGCACGGCGTTCGGCCTGTCCTCGCAGCACACCACGACCACCTCGAGCCAGTCGCAGGGGTCGACGACCCTGCCCGGCACCGGCACCGGCAGCGGCTCCGGCACGAACGGCTTCACCGTCCCCGGGGGCGGGAGCGGCACGGGCGGCAGCTCCGGCACCGGTGGCAGCACCGGCAGCGGGACCGGCACCGAGTCCGCCGCGACCCCGGCCACCGCGGCGCAGCAGCGCGGCGTCGTCACGATCGACACCGTCGTCGGGTACGACGACTCGTCCCGCGCGGCCGGTACGGGCATGGTGCTGACGGCGGACGGCACGGTCCTGACGAACAACCACGTCGTGCAGGGCGCGACGAGCATCACGGCCACCGACGAGACGACCGGGAAGCAGTACACCGCCCAGGTGGTCGGGACCGACGCCACGCACGACGTCGCCGTGCTCCGGTTGCAGGGCGCCTCCGGCCTGTCGACGGTGACGCTCGACGACGACGGCGAGCCGCGGACCGGCGACACCGTGACCGACGTGGGGAACGCGGGCGGGACCGGTGACCTCGTCGCCGCGCAGGGCACCGTGACCGCACTCGGTCAGGACATCCAGGTGCAGAGCGAGTCCGGCACCGGGACCGAGTCGCTGCAGGGCCTCATCGAGGTCGCCGCGGACATCGTGCCCGGCGACTCCGGCGGCCCGGTCGTCGACGCCGAGGGCGAGGTCGTCGGCATGGCCACGGCCGCGTCCTCCGGCTCGGCCGACGTCACCGGCTACGCGATCCCGATCGCGACCGCCAAGGCGATCGCCTCGCAGATCCTGTCCGGCGAGGCGTCCGACACCGTCACCATCGGCCTGCCGGCGTTCCTCGGCGTCGAGGTGTCCTCGGCGCAGGGCACGGGGACGGGCGTCGCGGTGGCGGGCACCGTCGAGGGCTCCGGCGCGGCCGCTGCCGGTCTCGTCGCGGGCGACACGGTGACGAGCCTCGACGGCACCGCCGTGACGAGCAGCGACGCCCTCACCGCCGCGGTCCGCACCCACGCCGTCGGTGACCGCGTCCAGGTCGGCTACACCGACGCCACCGGTGCGGCGAAGACCGTGACGGTGACCCTGACGGCCGGCCCCGCCGCCTAG
- a CDS encoding iron chelate uptake ABC transporter family permease subunit, giving the protein MRTSSSRTPARRPRSAPASRSRLVLATVLAVVVLLVAVALSVALGSRPIPLGTVVDTLLHPGRQDEVGLIVLGNRVPRTVVGLLAGAALGVAGAVMQGVTRNPLADPSVLGINAGAALAVVVGIAVLGISGTAAYLPFAFVGAGLAALLVYGVAAVARRGLSPVGLALAGAVVAAALSSVTTAVLVTSQSLLDQLRFWQVGALAGKDLGTAGVIAVPVLVGLVVAAALGRSLNTLALGDELAASLGQRVVLVRVVGGVVTVLLAGSAVAAAGPIAFVGLAVPHAVRRLSGSDQRWTILLSALVAPALLLVADVVGRLVAYPGELQVGIVTALIGAPVFIWLVRARVVTGL; this is encoded by the coding sequence ATGCGCACGTCCTCCTCCCGAACCCCCGCACGCCGCCCGCGATCCGCACCGGCGTCGCGCAGCCGTCTCGTCCTCGCCACCGTGCTCGCCGTGGTCGTGCTGCTGGTCGCCGTCGCACTGTCGGTCGCCCTCGGGTCCCGTCCGATCCCGCTCGGGACCGTGGTCGACACCCTGCTGCACCCCGGCAGGCAGGACGAGGTCGGGCTGATCGTCCTCGGCAACCGCGTCCCCCGCACCGTCGTCGGGCTGCTCGCCGGTGCCGCGCTCGGGGTCGCCGGCGCCGTCATGCAGGGCGTCACGCGGAACCCGCTCGCCGACCCCAGCGTGCTCGGCATCAACGCCGGTGCAGCACTCGCCGTCGTCGTCGGCATCGCGGTCCTCGGGATCAGCGGGACCGCCGCCTACCTGCCCTTCGCGTTCGTCGGCGCCGGGCTCGCCGCGCTGCTCGTCTACGGCGTGGCCGCGGTCGCCCGCAGAGGCCTGTCGCCCGTGGGCCTCGCGCTCGCCGGGGCCGTCGTCGCGGCCGCCCTGTCCTCGGTCACCACCGCGGTGCTCGTGACGAGCCAGAGCCTGCTCGACCAGCTGCGGTTCTGGCAGGTCGGGGCGCTCGCGGGCAAGGACCTCGGGACCGCCGGGGTGATCGCCGTGCCGGTGCTCGTCGGACTCGTCGTCGCCGCCGCACTCGGGCGCTCGTTGAACACCCTCGCGCTCGGCGACGAGCTCGCGGCGTCGCTCGGACAGCGTGTGGTGCTCGTCCGCGTCGTCGGCGGCGTCGTGACGGTCCTGCTGGCGGGGTCGGCGGTCGCCGCCGCGGGGCCGATCGCGTTCGTCGGCCTCGCCGTGCCGCACGCCGTCCGTCGGCTGAGCGGATCCGACCAGCGCTGGACGATCCTCCTGTCCGCCCTGGTCGCGCCCGCGCTCCTGCTCGTCGCCGACGTCGTGGGCCGTCTCGTGGCGTACCCGGGGGAGCTGCAGGTCGGCATCGTGACCGCGCTCATCGGTGCCCCGGTGTTCATCTGGCTCGTGCGCGCCCGGGTGGTGACCGGCCTGTGA
- a CDS encoding iron chelate uptake ABC transporter family permease subunit, whose protein sequence is MTAVRREVAVLGGVLLLLVALVLVGLGVGEIPLSPLQVAGALVGHGDTVSDFVVGQLRGPRVAGAVLVGAALGVAGGIVQSVVRNPIASPDVIGVTSGASAAGLTAIVLFGASGGTLFAAVVVGAVLVAVVIAALSWRRGITGNRVVLVGIGVAAVCLSVTGWLLTSGSVQQAGTALLWLSGSLNAVDRTLVGVLAVTVVVLLTAALLQSPRLTVLALGDDVAAALGLRPDRAKVLLLLTAVCLTAGAVATAGPVSFVALMAAPIARRLVGNGRVALGPIAAVGAVVTLASDLVAQFAIPGNALPVGVVTGVVGAPYLLWLLARGR, encoded by the coding sequence GTGACCGCCGTCCGTCGCGAGGTCGCCGTCCTCGGCGGGGTCCTCCTGCTCCTCGTGGCCCTCGTGCTCGTCGGTCTCGGCGTCGGGGAGATCCCGCTGTCCCCGCTCCAGGTCGCCGGAGCGCTCGTCGGGCACGGCGACACCGTGTCGGACTTCGTCGTCGGGCAGCTCCGCGGGCCCCGGGTCGCCGGTGCGGTCCTCGTCGGCGCGGCGCTCGGCGTCGCGGGCGGCATCGTGCAGAGCGTCGTGCGGAACCCGATCGCGAGCCCCGACGTCATCGGGGTGACGTCCGGGGCGAGCGCCGCCGGGCTGACCGCGATCGTGCTGTTCGGTGCGAGCGGCGGCACCCTGTTCGCGGCCGTCGTGGTCGGGGCCGTGCTCGTCGCGGTCGTCATCGCCGCGCTGTCCTGGCGGCGGGGGATCACCGGCAACCGGGTGGTCCTCGTCGGCATCGGCGTCGCCGCGGTCTGCCTGAGCGTCACCGGCTGGCTCCTCACCTCCGGGTCCGTGCAGCAGGCCGGGACCGCGCTCCTCTGGCTCTCGGGTAGCCTCAACGCCGTCGACCGGACGCTCGTCGGCGTGCTCGCGGTCACGGTGGTCGTCCTGCTCACGGCGGCCCTGCTGCAGTCCCCCCGGCTCACGGTGCTCGCGCTCGGGGACGACGTCGCCGCCGCGCTCGGACTGCGGCCGGACCGCGCGAAGGTGCTCCTCCTGCTCACCGCCGTGTGCCTGACCGCGGGGGCGGTCGCGACCGCGGGGCCGGTGTCCTTCGTCGCGCTCATGGCCGCGCCGATCGCCCGACGGCTCGTCGGCAACGGTCGGGTCGCCCTCGGGCCGATCGCGGCCGTCGGCGCCGTGGTCACGCTCGCGAGCGACCTCGTGGCGCAGTTCGCGATCCCGGGGAACGCGCTGCCCGTGGGCGTCGTGACCGGGGTCGTCGGCGCGCCGTACCTGCTCTGGTTGCTCGCGCGGGGGCGCTGA
- a CDS encoding FHA domain-containing protein — MPDPVVPQHGGQKTPEQRLVDTTLTFSMDMGAALTPESGVSVEERDAINALPSGSALLVVRRGPNVGARFLLDSDVTTVGRHPDADIFLDDVTVSRKHAEFLRQGTAFSVKDNGSLNGTYFDGVRIDEALLTDGAEVQVGKFRLTFYASRVDLARLANA, encoded by the coding sequence ATGCCAGATCCAGTGGTCCCGCAGCACGGCGGTCAGAAGACCCCGGAGCAGCGGCTGGTCGACACCACCCTGACCTTCAGCATGGACATGGGGGCGGCACTCACCCCCGAGTCCGGGGTGTCGGTCGAGGAACGCGACGCGATCAACGCGTTGCCCTCCGGCTCCGCCCTGCTGGTGGTCCGACGCGGTCCGAACGTGGGCGCGCGGTTCCTCCTCGACTCCGACGTCACGACGGTCGGTCGGCACCCCGACGCCGACATCTTCCTCGACGACGTCACGGTGTCCCGCAAGCACGCCGAGTTCCTCCGCCAGGGCACCGCCTTCAGCGTCAAGGACAACGGCTCGCTCAACGGCACGTACTTCGACGGCGTCCGGATCGACGAAGCGCTGCTCACCGACGGGGCCGAGGTCCAGGTCGGCAAGTTCCGCCTCACGTTCTACGCATCACGGGTCGACCTGGCGCGCCTGGCGAACGCGTAG
- a CDS encoding MerR family transcriptional regulator: MAGRSAAALTGAAVPDLLTIGQVLARLKPEFPDLSSSKLRFLEERELVTPVRTASGYRKFSAADVDRLRIVLGLQRDHYLPLKVIKDYLADLDAGRDPVLPGGGDAPKPSILGRERRYTRDETVRAAGASPMLLSDAVSASLLPAADTYTDDAVAVLKALVDLQRTGIEPRHLRSMRGVAEREVGLIESALMPVSRRGDATSRAKATEMAREIAAQLEVIRSSLIRSAIGRLDA; the protein is encoded by the coding sequence GTGGCCGGGCGGTCCGCCGCGGCCCTCACCGGTGCCGCGGTCCCGGACCTGCTCACCATCGGGCAGGTCCTCGCTCGTCTCAAGCCCGAGTTCCCCGACCTGTCGAGCTCGAAGCTGCGCTTCCTCGAGGAGCGCGAGCTGGTCACTCCCGTGCGCACGGCGAGCGGGTACCGCAAGTTCTCGGCGGCCGACGTCGACCGGCTGCGGATCGTCCTCGGGCTGCAGCGTGACCACTACCTGCCGCTCAAGGTCATCAAGGACTACCTGGCCGACCTCGACGCCGGGCGCGATCCGGTGTTGCCGGGCGGGGGAGACGCACCGAAGCCCTCGATCCTGGGCCGCGAGCGTCGGTACACCCGTGACGAGACCGTCCGTGCCGCCGGGGCGTCGCCGATGCTGCTCTCCGACGCCGTCTCCGCGTCGCTGCTACCCGCGGCCGACACCTACACGGACGACGCCGTCGCGGTGCTCAAGGCGCTCGTCGACCTCCAGCGCACCGGGATCGAACCGCGCCACCTGCGCAGCATGCGCGGCGTCGCGGAGCGCGAGGTCGGGCTCATCGAGTCGGCGCTCATGCCGGTCTCCCGCCGCGGGGACGCCACGTCGCGCGCCAAGGCGACCGAGATGGCCCGCGAGATCGCCGCCCAGCTCGAGGTGATCCGGTCGAGTCTCATCCGGTCGGCCATCGGTCGTCTCGACGCATGA
- a CDS encoding MerR family transcriptional regulator, giving the protein MSGTDTPGTESDMTRYDLGLLFTDGLPEHDEQNGYRGTVAARAAGISYRQLDYWARTELVQPTIRGAAGSGSQRLYGFRDILVLKLVKRLLDTGISLQQIRTAVNQLRESGVSDLAQTTLMSDGASVYLCTSDDEVIDLVSRGQGVFGIAVGKVLREVESSLVELDATPAADPDDELAARRASRAS; this is encoded by the coding sequence ATGAGTGGGACTGACACCCCCGGTACCGAGTCCGACATGACTCGGTACGACCTCGGTCTGCTCTTCACCGACGGTCTCCCCGAGCACGACGAGCAGAACGGCTACCGCGGCACCGTCGCCGCCCGAGCCGCCGGCATCTCGTACCGCCAGCTCGACTACTGGGCCCGGACCGAGCTCGTGCAGCCCACCATCCGCGGTGCCGCGGGGTCGGGTTCGCAGCGGCTCTACGGGTTCCGCGACATCCTCGTCCTCAAGCTCGTCAAGCGACTGCTCGACACCGGCATCTCGCTCCAGCAGATCCGCACCGCCGTGAACCAGCTCCGTGAGTCCGGCGTCTCCGACCTGGCCCAGACGACGCTCATGTCCGACGGCGCCTCGGTGTACCTGTGCACGTCGGACGACGAGGTCATCGACCTGGTCTCGCGCGGGCAGGGCGTGTTCGGCATCGCCGTCGGCAAGGTCCTGCGCGAGGTCGAGAGCTCGCTCGTCGAGCTCGACGCGACCCCGGCTGCCGACCCCGACGACGAGCTCGCCGCCCGCCGGGCATCGCGCGCTTCCTGA
- a CDS encoding ParA family protein has product MHVLSVSSLKGGVGKTTVTLGLTSAAFARGLRTLVVDLDPQSDVSTGLDIDISGHLNVADVLENPKEKIVRQAIAPSGWTKGSQGKVDVLVGSPSAINFDGPHPSIRDIWKLEEALANVEQDYELVLIDCAPSLNALTRTAWAASDRVTVVTEPGLFSVAAADRALRAIEEIRRGLSPRLQPLGIIVNRARVQSLEHQFRIKELRDMFGPLVLSPQLPERTSLQQAQGAAKPLHVWPGESAQEMARNFDQLLERIMRTGKIGPYADGGGAGAAAGAVTA; this is encoded by the coding sequence GTGCATGTACTCAGCGTGAGCTCCCTCAAGGGTGGTGTCGGCAAGACGACGGTGACGCTCGGCCTGACTTCGGCCGCGTTCGCCAGGGGACTGCGCACGCTGGTGGTGGACCTCGACCCGCAGTCCGACGTCTCGACCGGCCTCGACATCGACATCTCCGGCCACCTCAACGTCGCCGACGTCCTCGAGAACCCGAAGGAGAAGATCGTCCGTCAGGCGATCGCACCGTCGGGGTGGACGAAGGGCTCGCAGGGCAAGGTCGACGTCCTCGTGGGCTCCCCCTCGGCGATCAACTTCGACGGGCCGCACCCGTCGATCCGCGACATCTGGAAGCTCGAGGAGGCACTCGCCAACGTCGAGCAGGACTACGAGCTCGTCCTCATCGACTGCGCGCCGTCGCTCAACGCCCTCACGCGCACCGCGTGGGCCGCGTCCGACCGCGTGACCGTCGTCACCGAGCCGGGCCTGTTCTCCGTTGCCGCCGCCGACCGTGCCCTCCGCGCGATCGAGGAGATCCGCCGCGGTCTCTCCCCCCGCCTGCAGCCGCTCGGCATCATCGTGAACCGTGCCCGCGTGCAGTCGCTCGAGCACCAGTTCCGCATCAAGGAGCTGCGCGACATGTTCGGGCCGCTCGTGCTCTCCCCGCAGCTGCCGGAGCGCACGTCGCTGCAGCAGGCGCAGGGTGCCGCGAAGCCGCTGCACGTCTGGCCCGGCGAGTCGGCGCAGGAGATGGCGCGGAACTTCGACCAGCTGCTCGAGCGCATCATGCGCACGGGCAAGATCGGTCCCTACGCCGACGGTGGCGGGGCCGGGGCTGCCGCGGGGGCCGTCACGGCGTAG
- a CDS encoding peptide deformylase, whose amino-acid sequence MTVRPIRLFGDPVLRSPADPIAPAALGSQGIRDLVQDLLDTVREPGRAGVAAPQIGVGLRAFSYNVDGVVGYVLNPEVVAVSGEPELMDEGCLSVPGLAYPTRRHPHARVEGVDVDGQPVVLEGDGLMAEALQHEVDHLDGTVYVMTLDPELRRQALRDIRSQDWFH is encoded by the coding sequence GTGACCGTCCGTCCCATCCGCCTGTTCGGTGATCCCGTCCTCCGTTCGCCCGCCGACCCGATCGCGCCGGCCGCGCTCGGCTCGCAGGGCATCCGCGACCTCGTCCAGGACCTCCTCGACACCGTGCGCGAGCCCGGTCGGGCCGGTGTCGCGGCGCCGCAGATCGGCGTCGGGCTCCGGGCGTTCTCGTACAACGTCGACGGCGTGGTGGGGTACGTCCTGAACCCCGAGGTGGTCGCAGTCTCCGGCGAGCCCGAGCTGATGGACGAGGGCTGCCTGTCGGTGCCCGGCCTCGCCTACCCGACCCGGCGCCACCCGCACGCCCGCGTGGAGGGCGTCGACGTCGACGGCCAGCCGGTCGTGCTCGAGGGCGACGGCCTCATGGCGGAGGCGCTGCAGCACGAGGTCGACCACCTCGACGGCACGGTCTACGTGATGACGCTCGACCCCGAGCTCCGACGGCAGGCGCTGCGGGACATCCGGTCGCAGGACTGGTTCCACTGA